The genomic DNA TAATGGAACGCTGCTGGGTAGCACCCAGGTCGGCACCCCGCAAAACGATGAGGCATACGGTCTCGCGATCGTCAATCCTGCCCCCACTTCCCTGCCCAACTCGCCGCCACTCATCTACCTGGTTGGGCAAACCCAGGGAACTTTCCCGAACGGCGGCACAACTAATCAGGGTAATTTTGACGCTTGGGCTGCTCAGTACAGCCTCAGCCCTGTTTGATGACTGCCTCGCAACCTGTTAAACGACAGGCTGTTTTCCTGTTGATGTGATTTGTTCAAACGTTCCCTGAATCACGAACTGAATCTTTGACGCAATTTTCTGATGTAATTCTCTGAAATTTCTTCTTGACTGTATTTTTCACTCAATTGATTAACTCAATCGGTTAACACCATTGCAGCATCTATCCGGAGCTTTGACTCAGGTTTTACCCAAAGCTTTGCAGGGGATTCTGCTCAGTTTTTGCGTTCAATTTTGTTCAGTTTCTTTTCCCGTTTTGATTGTTCAGTTTGGGTCATCCTGCCCCCAGAGTTGTGAAATCTGGCAGGACAGACGCCAACTGCAATTTGTACATCAGTGAACGCAGATTGCGTTTGCCCAAGAAGGAGAAATCATGCGTAGAAATCTTTCTGATCTGAGTGCTGCAAAAGGAATTAACAGCACGGCAACCATTCGCGATCAGGTCAACAACCGGAGCAATGCAGCCGATCTCTTTCGGTTTGATCTGGGGCAAGCCAGCCGCTTGAACGTTAAATTTCGCAGTTCTGGACAGGGTGCCAATCTGAAGCTCATTCAAGACCGCAACGGCAATGGTCGAATTGATGCAGGAGAAGTTCTGCGATCGGCTCGTATGGGGTCGCAGCAGGGCGAAGCCAATCTGCCTGAAATCGCAGGCGGCACCTACTATCTGCAAGTTACGGCGGGTGCTGGAGCCACGAATCGATATCAGCTCAATCTCACCAGCGCAGCGCTTCCCAACAACAATGCACCTGCCAGACCCGCTCCCGCTCCGGCACCTGCTCCCGCTCCGGCAGCCAGCTTGATCGACCAGATTGTGTCGCTGACCAACAGCTTCCGCAGCCAGAACGGATTAGCTCCCGTAAAGCTCAACACACAGCTGACGACAGCAGCTCAAAATCAAAGTCAGGGGATGGCGCTGCAAGACTATTTTGATCATGTGAGTCCAACTGGCGTTACCCCTGGACAACGGGCAACCGCAGCGGGCTATCGCTGGTCTCGCGTCTCGGAAAATATTGGCGCAGGCTACACCACTGCTGCAAGCGTCGTACAGGGCTGGATCGACAGTCCCGGACATCGAGCCAATATGCTTGACCCCAAAGTATCGGAAATCGGCGTCGGATACTACTTCCTGGGGAATGATACAGGTAACGAGAACTGGAACTATTACTGGACGCAGGTGTTTGCCTCGCCGATGTAAGGGGAATGAGGGAGGGGGGAGGGGGGGGGGGCGGGGGGGGGGGGTGGGGGGCACCAATAACTATCAACCCCATCTCACCACCGCCGCGCCTCCCCACCACAAATCACCCCCCCCACCCCCCCCCCCCGCCCGCCTTATCGCCCCGAATTTGGCGCCGGCCAACAGCCTCCCCCGCCCCCTACTCCCTACTCCCCTGCCCTCACTCATCTACCCATCCACCCATTCACCCCTCTACTTCCGCTTCCGAAAGAACGGCACTTCCGCTGTGGTGTGAAAATCCTCCTGCACCTTTTGAGTCAGGCGGCGGGAAACTTGTCGCACAATCTGATTGAGGAGCCGATCGCCCGTGGACTGGACGATGGACTTGGGCAGGGCGTGAATAAAGCGGGGGAACTGGAGGAACACCTGCAAATCGAGTTCCCATTCGACGTGGGTAATGCGATCAGGAAGCTGGGACCGCTCTTTGGCTGAGAAGAGGGAGCGATCGGGTTCGATTTCGATGAGCTGAAGGGCTGCCTGAAAATCAACGTCGTAGCCGGGGGGTTCGTATCCTGGGACTGCAACAGTGGCAATGCGGTAAATGCCTTGCTGTTCTGGGAGTAGATCAAGTCCAATTTTGGGTTCTACATCGTAGCCAAATGCGCCAAACCGACCGATCGTGAGGGCATAGCCTGTTTCACCAATCGGCTCAGATTTCATGGGCTGGGCGCAGCGGGGAAACCACTCGCGATGTCCGTCCAGATATTGGGCAACGGTTCGCGCATCGGCATACATTTCCATGCTGCTGGCAAAGGTGCCGTGGAAGCGCGTTGGCTCGGCAGCGAGACTATCTTCAACGCACAGGGCGCGATGACCCTTCATAGAGAACTGAGATCCATCGGCTAGCCCCTCTATCCGGTGAGATCCGG from Leptolyngbya ohadii IS1 includes the following:
- a CDS encoding CAP domain-containing protein, translated to MRRNLSDLSAAKGINSTATIRDQVNNRSNAADLFRFDLGQASRLNVKFRSSGQGANLKLIQDRNGNGRIDAGEVLRSARMGSQQGEANLPEIAGGTYYLQVTAGAGATNRYQLNLTSAALPNNNAPARPAPAPAPAPAPAASLIDQIVSLTNSFRSQNGLAPVKLNTQLTTAAQNQSQGMALQDYFDHVSPTGVTPGQRATAAGYRWSRVSENIGAGYTTAASVVQGWIDSPGHRANMLDPKVSEIGVGYYFLGNDTGNENWNYYWTQVFASPM
- a CDS encoding DUF1997 domain-containing protein; its protein translation is MQSNSAEHHSIEASPILEAGSHRIEGLADGSQFSMKGHRALCVEDSLAAEPTRFHGTFASSMEMYADARTVAQYLDGHREWFPRCAQPMKSEPIGETGYALTIGRFGAFGYDVEPKIGLDLLPEQQGIYRIATVAVPGYEPPGYDVDFQAALQLIEIEPDRSLFSAKERSQLPDRITHVEWELDLQVFLQFPRFIHALPKSIVQSTGDRLLNQIVRQVSRRLTQKVQEDFHTTAEVPFFRKRK